One genomic region from Bacillus sp. SLBN-46 encodes:
- a CDS encoding DNA cytosine methyltransferase, giving the protein MNLKAISLFSSAGIGELLLKDIGINVVAANELIPKRAECYKYFNPDTVMINGDITLPEVKEEIKSYISDDVKLLIATPPCQGLSTLGKNKIQSHFEEDERNYLIFDIFDIIESGNFDYILIENVPKFLNMYFPYNGEYLHLEQILNQRYSDSYIIDAAILNAKDYGIAQTRPRAIIKMYKKGLNWGWPVLESEIALNEAIGHLPSLESGEDSGIPWHYAKVENDRAVLALKHTPTGQSALKNEVYYPKKENGERILGFHNTFKRMVWDQPAHARTTYCGSMSSHNNVHPGRIKPDGTYSDARVLTLLETFIVSSIPKDIAFPTWVTDNFIRTIIGESIPPLMLMKIIREIGPKFEEDKLADDLQNRREKMDTVQAY; this is encoded by the coding sequence ATGAATTTAAAAGCAATATCATTATTTTCAAGTGCTGGAATTGGCGAACTACTACTTAAAGATATAGGAATAAATGTTGTTGCTGCAAATGAGTTAATTCCTAAGCGTGCTGAATGTTATAAATATTTTAACCCAGATACAGTTATGATAAATGGAGATATTACTTTACCTGAAGTTAAGGAAGAGATAAAGTCATATATTTCGGATGATGTAAAGTTGTTAATCGCAACACCTCCTTGTCAGGGGCTAAGTACTCTTGGCAAGAATAAAATACAGAGTCATTTTGAAGAAGATGAGAGGAATTACCTAATTTTTGATATTTTTGATATAATAGAAAGTGGGAATTTCGATTATATATTAATAGAAAACGTCCCCAAATTTTTAAATATGTACTTCCCATATAATGGGGAATATTTGCACCTTGAGCAAATACTGAATCAGAGGTACTCTGATAGTTACATTATTGATGCTGCTATTTTAAATGCAAAGGATTATGGAATAGCGCAAACCCGTCCAAGAGCAATAATTAAAATGTATAAAAAAGGTTTGAACTGGGGTTGGCCTGTATTAGAGTCTGAGATAGCGCTAAATGAAGCAATTGGACATCTTCCTTCACTTGAATCAGGTGAAGATTCAGGAATCCCATGGCATTATGCTAAAGTAGAGAATGACAGAGCTGTATTAGCTTTAAAACATACTCCTACTGGACAAAGTGCATTAAAAAATGAAGTTTACTATCCGAAAAAGGAAAATGGGGAAAGGATTTTAGGCTTTCATAATACATTTAAGAGAATGGTTTGGGATCAACCTGCTCACGCAAGAACAACCTATTGTGGTAGTATGAGTTCACACAATAATGTTCATCCTGGGCGAATAAAGCCAGATGGAACCTATTCTGATGCACGTGTATTGACGTTGCTAGAAACTTTTATTGTTTCTTCTATACCTAAAGATATAGCATTTCCAACATGGGTTACTGACAACTTTATAAGGACAATAATTGGTGAGTCCATTCCGCCTTTAATGCTTATGAAAATAATAAGAGAGATAGGTCCTAAATTTGAGGAGGACAAATTAGCAGATGACTTACAGAATAGAAGAGAAAAAATGGATACTGTACAGGCATACTAG
- the dcm gene encoding DNA (cytosine-5-)-methyltransferase, which yields MKGISMFSSAGIGEIFFKDVGIELLAANELVERRANLYRSVHNKTNMIQGDILNEDVFSKFINSSPDKIDFLLASPPCQGMSVAGKNRNVQSMSNDERNYLIYKVIEAIRIKEPTYVLIENVPALLKLMLIYNGSLLTVQDILLNEFSNKYKIEAEVVDAADLGVPQTRKRAIIKMFKRGTSWTWPTTEEKKITVREAISHLPSLESGESSSIKWHFARKHDERHVLWMKHTPTGNSAFQNTIYFPKKEDGSRIKGYDTTYRRILWDEPAPTITIRNDAISSQRNVHPGRELKDGTYSDARVLTPLELMILNSIPEDWAIPDDTPEILIRQCIGESIPPLMLKKIIGEIN from the coding sequence ATGAAAGGTATTTCAATGTTTTCTAGTGCTGGAATTGGCGAGATATTTTTTAAGGATGTTGGTATTGAATTGCTTGCTGCAAATGAGTTAGTTGAAAGAAGAGCTAATCTATACAGAAGTGTTCATAACAAAACTAATATGATTCAAGGAGATATATTAAATGAAGATGTATTTTCTAAATTTATTAATTCATCTCCAGATAAAATTGATTTCCTATTAGCCTCACCTCCTTGTCAGGGCATGAGCGTAGCGGGAAAGAATAGAAATGTACAAAGTATGTCTAATGATGAAAGAAATTATTTAATTTATAAAGTTATTGAGGCTATCCGTATAAAAGAACCAACGTATGTCCTTATTGAAAATGTACCGGCGCTATTAAAATTAATGTTGATATATAATGGTAGTTTATTAACAGTTCAAGATATTCTTCTTAATGAATTTAGTAACAAATATAAAATTGAAGCAGAAGTTGTAGATGCCGCGGATTTAGGAGTACCTCAAACTCGAAAAAGAGCCATTATTAAGATGTTTAAAAGAGGAACAAGCTGGACTTGGCCTACAACTGAGGAAAAAAAGATTACTGTAAGAGAAGCAATTAGCCATTTACCCAGTCTCGAGTCAGGAGAGTCTTCATCTATTAAATGGCATTTTGCTAGAAAACATGATGAGAGACATGTCTTGTGGATGAAACATACACCAACAGGAAATTCTGCCTTTCAAAATACAATATATTTTCCGAAAAAAGAAGATGGAAGCAGAATTAAGGGGTATGACACGACATATAGGAGAATTTTGTGGGACGAGCCCGCTCCGACAATTACGATTAGAAATGATGCTATAAGCTCACAAAGAAATGTCCATCCGGGCAGGGAATTAAAAGATGGAACCTATTCTGATGCAAGGGTGTTAACTCCACTTGAGTTAATGATATTAAATTCAATACCCGAAGATTGGGCAATACCTGATGACACACCAGAAATATTGATTAGACAATGTATTGGTGAATCAATTCCACCGTTAATGTTAAAAAAGATTATAGGAGAGATAAATTGA